The DNA region CCTGACGACTCGCGACGAAGCGCAGGCGGGCGACCAGAGCCGTCAGGCAAGCGATCGAGCCGGGACACGCCGGTCGGCGGAAACCGTCCGCGAAGAACCCTGTCAAGAGTCTCGCGCAGAACGGTGGGGATGGTTCGTCGGGAACCATCCAATGGAGCGCCCGGCGTAGCGCGAACTCCACGCCCGCCAGCCCGGACGGCACGTGCTGCTCGCCGCCGCTCGCGGCTTCCGATCGACACATGGATTCCGCACGTTCGTCTGCCAACGCGGAACGACGCGTACGATCGCCCGGGCATGTCCATGAACGCGACGGCCGACCGTTCCTCTCGTCGAGCCAGACGCTTCCGCCGCGGAAGCGATCAGCAGGGGTCGGCTGAAGGGGTCGGCTGAACACCGCCCGCCCACCGCACCAGCAGCGGAGAAGCATGCGACGGCGATCGAATCCGCTCCACAGAGCCGTACGGTCATGACGACGCGGTGCCCGGCCCGACCTCACCCGGACCCGCGCGACGACTTCCGCAACGAAACGACCGCGCGGCCACCGGCCCCGGCCACTCCCCCGACTTCCGCAGCGAAACGCCCACGCGAGACATCCCCGGGCGCTCCCTGCCGAGCGCGCACCCGCTGCGCTCGGCATTCTGCGCTCACCGACCGTACCGCACCCGGAACAACAACGAAGGCAAAACCAGCACCACGCCCAGGGTGAGCGTGGTCGCGAACAGCGGCTCGAAAGAGAATCGACACCGCCATCGGTGACCACATCCGCCCGCCGAAGAAACACAGCGGCAGCAGCTCACCCACGTTGGTGGCCGTGGTCACCAGGATCGGCCGCAGTCGACGCTGCGCGGACTCGATCACGGCGTCGGCGGAGGTGCGCCCAATGTTCGACCACCAGGGTGGCCACCGCACGAAATCGAAGAGGCGGGTGCGGACGACCGTTGCCGGAAAAGACGCCCCGGCGCGACGGAGCCGCGCACGGGGCGGTCCCGGACGGCCATGGGAGCCTCCGCACCCGCCCGAGGCCGGTACCATACCGAAAGACTACCCCGACGTCACACGCGAATGTCGGTCCGCCAATCGTCTTCGTGTTGACCACACGCCACAGAGGATCGCCGCGCGGGGGCCGGCCATGGACAGGTCCCTGGTCCGGACCTTACCTTCCCGCGGTCGCCGGCTCCCACCGGGCGGCCCGTCGCCCCGCGCGGGTCGCGGCCGCACAGTTCGATGGCTCCCGCACTCGGACCGGTGAGGACTCGTGGGTTTCTATCTGCGCAAGGCGTTCAAGCTCGGGCCACTGCGCCTGAACCTCTCCCAGTACGGTATCGGCGTGAGCGGCGGCGTCACCGGCGCTCGCGTCGGACTCATGCCCGGCGGTCGCGTCTACACGCACGCCGGTCGCTACGGCCTGTACCATCGCCGCGTCTGGGGACGGGTGGGCGGTCGATCCGAGGGCGACGGGGGCGGTGCCACCGGGGCCCCGGCCCCGCCGCGTGTCCTGCGGGTCGACACGGGCGTGACCTACGGCCGCGACGACACGTCGACACCGGACACCGTCGACCTGCCTCTCGACACCGATGGCCTCGACAGCGGAGGCATCTCGGCTCCGATCACGCTCACCCTGCTGCTCGCCGCGGGCGCGGTCCTGGCCACGGTGACCGAGGGGACGCCCGTGTTGCTCGCGGTGGTCTGCGGTGCGGCGGCTCTCGGCGGCGTCGTGTGGACCGTCCGCCGCATCTCGCATCGAGAGCGTCTGAACGACTGGCTCGACGTGCTCGAGCCCCTGGGCGACCGGCCCGCCCGTGAGTGGCCGCAGCAGCGCACGCAGATCGAACGGTTGGACGTCGATCGCCCCCTGCCCGCGGACGAGCGCCGCGAGCTCGCCCGCCGGGCCCACCTCGACCTGAGCCTCGCCGCCGTCCTCGACGGGCAGGTGACCGATCAGGAACTGGCGCGGCTCGACGGTGTGTCGCAGCTCCTCGACCTCGATCCGGCCGAGGTCCGGACCCACCGCGTGCACGCCTACCGCGCCGTCCACCTCGAGGCCGTCGCCGACCGCGAGCTCGACCACGACGAAGAAGAGACCCTCGCCCACGTGCGCGAGCGCCTGGCCCTCGAACCCGACGACCTGGCCGACGAGAACGCCCTCGCCGATCGCCTGCGGCGTCTGCGCGACCTGCGAGAGGGCGATCCACCCGTCGTGGAGCCCGATCCCACCGAGCAGCGGTATCTCCGGCGCGGCGAGGTCTGCCACCTGCGGGCCCCGGCCCGGCTCCTGCGCGAGCGCGTGCTCGAACGTTTCCAGCGCGACCGTCAGAAGCACGTGGTCCGCGGCCTGTCGCTGTACCGCGAAGGGACCCTGCTGATCACCGACCGGCGCCTCCTCCTGCTCGGCGATCGGCGGACCGAGATCCCGCTGCGCGCGGTGGTCGACTGCGAGGTCGATCTCGACCGGGCCCTGATCACGATCCGCCGCAGCGACCGGGTCCGTCCGATCTTCCTCACCACTCCGGACGCCGAGGTCGCGGGCGCGCTGATCGCCCGCCTGGCCGAGCTCTGATCGGGCTCAAGTCGCACCCACCACCGGCCGAAGCACGGATCGAACGATCGATCTCCGTCCGAAAGGCCTCGCCGTGCGGCTCCCACGTGCGATGCGTGCACTGTTCGTCGGCTCCGCCGTGGTCGGGTCTGCCCCTCCACGTCGGCGAGGTCACTCCGGACCGGACTCGGCTCCTGGCACCGCACCGTGTTCCACCCCACGGCTCACCTGCGCGTCGACCACACGACCGAACGAACGAGTTCTGCGCCGAACCTGCGTGCTGGATCGAGCGGCGCCGGTGGACGGCATCGTGGATCCCGGACCCCTTCGTGACCTGGACCGCTCATGGACCGCAGCTCGCGCACACCCATCACGCTGAGGACCCGCCTCGTCACCACCATGGTGGCCATCTCGCTGATGGCGGCCGGCGTAGCCGCGTGGTTCCAGGCGACGCACCTCCAGCAGGACCTCGAGCGCTTCGAGACCGGGCGCGGACGTGCCGTCCTGGGGGCCCTCCAGGTCGAGGTGAACTCGGGACTCACCACGACCCGTCTGCGACGCGTCGTGCTCGCCCACGCGGCCGAGCGCGACGTCGACGCGATCATGGTGCTGCGCGGAGATCCGCTCCGGGTCGAGATCGCCTCGCGCCCTCGCTGGGAGGGTTCCGCCCTTCCCGACCTGGTCCCGACGACGGTGGCCGAAGCCCACGCCGAGGGCCGGCCCCATCGCTGGTCCGACGACACCACGGTGGCCCTCTACGAACCCACCGTGCTCGTCGGAGCACGATCCGCCCGGGACGGCTCGGAACCTGCGGGGATCCTCGTCGTCTTCGACACCCGCGAGATCCGCGCCGCGGTCCGGCACGAGGCGTTGATCGGGGCCGGTGTGGCCTTCCTCACCATCATGGCCCTGACCGGCTGTGTGATCCTCCTGCTGCAGTCGCGGCTGTGGAACCGGCTCACACGCATGACCCGGCAACTCGATTCGATCGAGCGCGGGGAGAGCAGCGCGCGGATCGACGTTTCGATGGACGACGAGGTGGGCCGCCTGGGCCACGCCGTGAACGATCTCCTGGATCGCGTGGAGACCGAACGGACCCGTTGGCGCTCGGTGATCGAGACGGCGGCCGAGGCCATCATCATCATCGATTCCATGGGAAGTATCCGGACCTTCAACCCGGCAGCCGAGCGCATGTTCGGTTACGAAGCCGCCGACATGATCGGGCGCAACGTGTCGACGTTGATGCCCAGCCCCCACGCCGAACAGCACGACGATCACATCGATCGCTACCTGCAGACCGGCAACCCCAACGTCGTCGGCCACGGGCGCGAAATGGTGGCCCTGCGGCGCAACGGCGAGGTCTTCCCGATCCACATCGCCGTGTCGCGCATGTCGATCGACGGGGACGTCTACTTCACCGGATTGATCCGCGACATCAGCGGTCAGAAGCGCATCGAACACGAACTGCGCGCCCAGGCCGAGGCGCTCGAAGCCGCCAATGCCCGCGCCCTCGAGGCGACCGCGGCCAAGAGTGCCTTCCTGGCCAACATGAGCCACGAGATCCGCACTCCCATGACCGCCATCCTGGGCTACGTGGATCTGTTGAGCGACGAAGCCCCCACCGAGGAGCAGCGCGACGAGTACCTCGACACCGTACGCGCCAACGGTCAGCACCTGCTGCGCCTGATCAACGACATCCTCGATCTCTCGAAGGTCGAGGCCGATCGGATCGAGGTCGAGCGTCTCGAGGTGTCGCTTTCGGGTCTGATCCTCGAGGCGCAGAAGCTGGTCGCCCCGCGCGCCCTCGAGAAGGGGCTGGGGCTCGAATTCGTGGCCAAGGGGGAACTCCCGCGGACGATTCGCACCGACCCCGTGCGACTCCGCCAGATCCTGGTGAACCTGGTCGGCAACGCGATCAAGTTCACCGAGAGCGGTGGGATCGAAGTGTACGTGCGGGCCGGCCACCGCAGTGGCCAGCCGGTACTGCACTTCGCGGTCCACGACACCGGCATCGGCATGACCGACGACGAGATCGGTCGTCTGTTCCGTCCCTTCACCCAGGGTGATGCCTCCACGACCCGCCGCTTCGGGGGAACAGGCCTGGGCCTGACCATCTCCCGGCGACTGGCCCAACTGCTCGGTGGAGACATCGAGGTCGAGAGCAGCCCGGGCCTGGGCAGCGTGTTCACCGTGAGCATCGATCCCGGGGTGATGCCCGGAGACGACACGATCCGAGAGCTGGGAGCGAGCGCGCGCGACACCGGATCCGCCGACGACGGTGCCGGCGAGCAACTCGTGGGACGTGTCCTGGTGGCCGAGGACAACGCCGTAAACCAGAAGCTCGTGCGCAGGATCCTGGAGAAGCGGGGCCTCGAGGTGGAGGTGGCCGACGACGGAGCGGCGGCCGTCCGCCGGGCCCTGGACGCCCGCGACGAGCAGCGGATCCACGACCTGGTACTCATGGACATGCTCATGCCCGTGGTCGACGGTTACGAGGCCACGCGCATGCTGCGCGAGGAGGGCTATCCCTCGCCGATCGTCGCGCTGACCGCCAACGCCATGGCCGGAGACCGTGACCGGTGTCTGGCCGCCGGCTGCGACGACTTCCTCGCGAAGCCCATCGAGCGCGACGAACTGTCCCGCGTGCTCCACCA from Candidatus Krumholzibacteriia bacterium includes:
- a CDS encoding PAS domain S-box protein; protein product: MDRSSRTPITLRTRLVTTMVAISLMAAGVAAWFQATHLQQDLERFETGRGRAVLGALQVEVNSGLTTTRLRRVVLAHAAERDVDAIMVLRGDPLRVEIASRPRWEGSALPDLVPTTVAEAHAEGRPHRWSDDTTVALYEPTVLVGARSARDGSEPAGILVVFDTREIRAAVRHEALIGAGVAFLTIMALTGCVILLLQSRLWNRLTRMTRQLDSIERGESSARIDVSMDDEVGRLGHAVNDLLDRVETERTRWRSVIETAAEAIIIIDSMGSIRTFNPAAERMFGYEAADMIGRNVSTLMPSPHAEQHDDHIDRYLQTGNPNVVGHGREMVALRRNGEVFPIHIAVSRMSIDGDVYFTGLIRDISGQKRIEHELRAQAEALEAANARALEATAAKSAFLANMSHEIRTPMTAILGYVDLLSDEAPTEEQRDEYLDTVRANGQHLLRLINDILDLSKVEADRIEVERLEVSLSGLILEAQKLVAPRALEKGLGLEFVAKGELPRTIRTDPVRLRQILVNLVGNAIKFTESGGIEVYVRAGHRSGQPVLHFAVHDTGIGMTDDEIGRLFRPFTQGDASTTRRFGGTGLGLTISRRLAQLLGGDIEVESSPGLGSVFTVSIDPGVMPGDDTIRELGASARDTGSADDGAGEQLVGRVLVAEDNAVNQKLVRRILEKRGLEVEVADDGAAAVRRALDARDEQRIHDLVLMDMLMPVVDGYEATRMLREEGYPSPIVALTANAMAGDRDRCLAAGCDDFLAKPIERDELSRVLHHVFSAATPV
- a CDS encoding DUF4236 domain-containing protein, whose protein sequence is MGFYLRKAFKLGPLRLNLSQYGIGVSGGVTGARVGLMPGGRVYTHAGRYGLYHRRVWGRVGGRSEGDGGGATGAPAPPRVLRVDTGVTYGRDDTSTPDTVDLPLDTDGLDSGGISAPITLTLLLAAGAVLATVTEGTPVLLAVVCGAAALGGVVWTVRRISHRERLNDWLDVLEPLGDRPAREWPQQRTQIERLDVDRPLPADERRELARRAHLDLSLAAVLDGQVTDQELARLDGVSQLLDLDPAEVRTHRVHAYRAVHLEAVADRELDHDEEETLAHVRERLALEPDDLADENALADRLRRLRDLREGDPPVVEPDPTEQRYLRRGEVCHLRAPARLLRERVLERFQRDRQKHVVRGLSLYREGTLLITDRRLLLLGDRRTEIPLRAVVDCEVDLDRALITIRRSDRVRPIFLTTPDAEVAGALIARLAEL